A DNA window from Acinetobacter sp. NCu2D-2 contains the following coding sequences:
- a CDS encoding GNAT family N-acetyltransferase codes for MKLKYEILRPSDFESAIQFSLQSRQLLFPELYHTTTPKDIEYFEQYYIDSPLGCFIVVKDQGHIIGTIAYRAYDERFNLDIPSGAVEVVKLFVLPEYRRKGIASHLCECLFEQAQQKSIKTLYLHTHPFLPAAEHFWTLQGFKLIRREQLKTYDTIHMQRNL; via the coding sequence ATGAAATTAAAATATGAAATATTAAGACCTTCAGATTTTGAGTCCGCAATTCAATTTTCACTGCAATCACGTCAGTTATTATTTCCTGAGCTCTATCACACCACTACTCCAAAAGATATCGAGTATTTTGAACAATATTATATCGACAGTCCTTTAGGCTGTTTTATTGTCGTGAAAGATCAAGGTCATATTATTGGCACGATTGCTTATCGGGCTTATGATGAACGCTTTAACTTGGACATACCAAGTGGGGCAGTTGAAGTCGTAAAACTCTTTGTACTGCCTGAGTACCGCCGTAAAGGAATTGCCAGCCATTTATGCGAATGCTTATTTGAACAGGCCCAACAAAAAAGTATTAAGACGCTTTACTTACATACGCATCCATTTTTACCTGCAGCAGAGCATTTTTGGACATTGCAAGGGTTTAAACTCATTCGACGAGAACAATTAAAAACCTATGACACCATTCATATGCAACGTAACCTTTAG
- a CDS encoding IS30 family transposase: MKKYTQLSQDERYEIYATLKSKSSIATLARELGRSRSTIYREIKRNTGQRGYRAQQAAKFASQRRYRPSSSMTAFAFAYIDYLIGLDWSPEQISGALTQRGWLDVPSHEWIYQYIYQDKSQGGKLHLHLRHQKKYRKRGYKNTDRRGQIIDKTSIHCRDQVIDQRQRLGDFEGDTVIGKHHKGALLTLVDRKSLYVHIVHLGPTRASSQTITCALDRLQMSHAYSVTFDNGKEFSEHKRITNAGIETYFADPYKSIQRARNENTNGLIRQYLPKSSSFDDVSNEQIEQIEFALNHRPRKTLGWYTPSEVMAGFYTVALAV; encoded by the coding sequence ATGAAGAAATACACCCAACTTTCTCAAGATGAAAGATACGAAATTTATGCTACTTTGAAAAGTAAAAGTTCAATCGCTACCCTTGCTCGGGAGTTAGGACGTTCACGATCAACCATCTACCGTGAAATAAAAAGAAATACTGGGCAACGTGGATATAGAGCTCAACAGGCAGCTAAATTTGCAAGTCAAAGACGGTACCGTCCTTCATCATCAATGACAGCATTTGCCTTCGCTTATATTGATTATTTGATTGGTTTGGACTGGTCACCAGAACAAATTTCAGGTGCTTTAACACAACGCGGTTGGCTGGATGTACCTTCACATGAGTGGATTTACCAGTACATTTATCAAGATAAATCACAAGGAGGTAAACTCCATCTACACTTAAGGCATCAGAAGAAATATCGAAAACGCGGTTACAAAAACACGGATCGTAGGGGGCAAATCATTGATAAAACAAGTATTCACTGCAGAGACCAGGTCATTGATCAACGACAACGTTTAGGAGATTTCGAAGGTGACACGGTGATTGGTAAACATCATAAAGGTGCTTTATTGACACTCGTTGATCGAAAGAGCCTGTATGTACATATTGTTCATTTAGGGCCAACGAGAGCATCCTCTCAAACGATTACTTGTGCATTAGATCGTTTACAAATGAGCCATGCTTATAGTGTGACATTTGATAATGGCAAAGAATTTTCCGAACACAAAAGAATTACTAATGCTGGGATAGAGACGTATTTTGCTGATCCTTACAAGTCTATTCAGCGAGCTAGAAATGAAAATACGAATGGTTTAATCCGTCAATATCTGCCAAAATCATCATCGTTTGATGATGTGTCAAACGAACAAATAGAGCAGATAGAATTTGCACTCAACCATCGTCCTAGAAAAACACTAGGTTGGTATACACCGAGTGAAGTTATGGCTGGTTTTTATACTGTTGCACTTGCCGTTTGA
- a CDS encoding sigma-54 interaction domain-containing protein, whose amino-acid sequence MIWSLVDVKDLELRQLNKNADKAIRAGLLEWQTLQELFIDSDTGKHLLLSSVGDGIYSINPQGLCTFINPVGAKMLGLKPEDVLGKNIHLIHHHTHENGQHYPVHECPIYAAVKDGVIHEGIQEIFWRVDGSYFPVEFTSTPVIRDGEIIGAVVVFRDISERLNTETKLTQALNELQSLKSRLEQQNEYLQEEILQENQYHEIVGNSSSIREIIEKIKVVAMTDANVMIYGESGTSKELIARAIHQSSHRKQQPLIRVNCAAIPAELFESEFFGHVKGAFTGAIRDRAGRFELADQGTLFLDEIGEIPLELQSKLLRVLQEGTFERVGEEYTRRVNVRIIAATNRNLKTEVQQKRFREDLYFRLNVFPIFSPALRERKEDIPLLVSHFSKVISEQRKVPYLPFSQKHIQELQRYNWPGNIRELQNVLERAMITARQGTVSFQYLLEQDGQTTASTPTHMNHQAPMQPDIMTVEDLKQLEIQNLKNAVKRCEGKIFGEDGAAHLLGMNPTTLISRLKKFGIKY is encoded by the coding sequence GTGATTTGGTCTTTAGTCGATGTGAAAGATTTGGAATTGCGTCAACTGAATAAAAATGCAGACAAGGCAATTCGTGCAGGACTCTTAGAGTGGCAGACTTTACAAGAGCTGTTTATTGATTCTGATACGGGTAAACATTTATTGCTGAGTTCTGTGGGGGATGGAATTTATAGTATTAATCCACAAGGCTTATGTACCTTCATTAATCCTGTGGGTGCCAAAATGCTCGGTTTAAAGCCTGAAGATGTATTGGGTAAAAATATTCATCTCATCCATCATCATACTCATGAAAATGGTCAGCATTATCCTGTACACGAGTGTCCAATTTATGCAGCAGTAAAAGATGGTGTCATTCATGAAGGGATTCAGGAAATTTTTTGGCGAGTTGATGGTAGTTATTTTCCTGTGGAGTTTACCAGTACGCCTGTCATTCGGGATGGAGAAATCATTGGGGCAGTTGTTGTGTTCCGTGACATTTCAGAGCGATTAAATACCGAAACGAAACTGACACAAGCACTGAATGAACTACAAAGCCTGAAAAGTCGACTTGAACAGCAGAATGAATATTTGCAAGAAGAGATCTTACAGGAAAATCAATACCATGAAATTGTGGGTAATAGCAGCTCAATTCGTGAGATTATTGAGAAAATTAAAGTCGTAGCAATGACTGATGCCAATGTAATGATTTATGGTGAATCAGGCACCAGTAAAGAGTTGATTGCTCGGGCCATTCACCAATCAAGCCATCGAAAACAACAGCCATTAATTAGAGTGAACTGTGCAGCCATTCCGGCTGAATTATTTGAAAGTGAATTCTTTGGGCATGTCAAAGGGGCGTTTACAGGTGCAATTCGAGATCGTGCTGGGCGTTTTGAATTAGCTGATCAAGGCACCCTATTTTTAGATGAAATCGGTGAGATTCCCCTAGAGTTACAAAGCAAGTTATTGCGTGTATTGCAAGAAGGAACTTTTGAACGCGTCGGAGAAGAATATACTCGTAGAGTCAATGTACGGATCATTGCAGCCACCAATCGCAATTTAAAAACGGAAGTACAGCAAAAGCGTTTTCGAGAGGATTTATATTTTCGTCTGAATGTATTCCCGATTTTTTCACCGGCATTGCGTGAAAGAAAAGAAGATATTCCACTTCTTGTTAGCCATTTTTCTAAAGTCATTAGTGAACAGCGTAAAGTTCCGTATTTGCCTTTTAGTCAGAAGCATATTCAAGAATTACAACGTTATAACTGGCCAGGTAATATCCGTGAACTACAAAATGTATTAGAACGGGCCATGATCACTGCACGTCAGGGTACAGTTTCCTTTCAGTATTTACTTGAACAAGATGGACAGACGACTGCTTCAACTCCAACACATATGAATCATCAAGCGCCAATGCAACCAGATATCATGACCGTAGAAGATCTAAAACAACTCGAGATTCAGAATTTAAAAAATGCAGTAAAACGCTGCGAAGGTAAAATTTTTGGTGAAGACGGCGCTGCACATTTGCTCGGTATGAATCCAACTACGTTAATTTCACGATTGAAGAAGTTTGGCATTAAATATTAG
- a CDS encoding MSMEG_0567/Sll0786 family nitrogen starvation N-acetyltransferase has translation MYLDDDLSNNKWLKQVNSDLQQYLNDDFISADIVIKLVSEDWERRQYYRLREATFRDEQQLLKEDRDEYDFKALGIVAIGQMFGEPDRVIGAVRIFPEGKQIWWGGRLCVDPLYRHHRAIGKALINAAVSTAKKLGCQCFLATVQQQNENYFKHLHWYSQRQIELANIPHVLMQADLAHYPLQNISQAYMQHASTKEEV, from the coding sequence ATGTACCTAGATGATGATCTTTCAAATAACAAATGGCTTAAACAGGTCAATTCTGACTTACAACAATATTTAAATGATGATTTTATTAGTGCAGATATTGTCATTAAGTTGGTCAGTGAAGATTGGGAACGCCGTCAATACTATCGTTTACGTGAAGCCACATTTCGCGATGAGCAACAGCTCTTAAAAGAAGACCGTGATGAATATGACTTTAAAGCCCTCGGAATTGTTGCAATAGGACAAATGTTTGGTGAACCTGATCGTGTGATTGGCGCTGTACGGATTTTCCCTGAGGGCAAACAAATTTGGTGGGGTGGACGTCTCTGTGTAGATCCACTTTATCGCCACCATCGCGCTATAGGTAAAGCCTTAATTAATGCGGCTGTGTCGACTGCAAAAAAACTTGGCTGCCAGTGCTTCCTTGCCACAGTACAACAGCAGAATGAAAACTATTTCAAGCACTTACACTGGTATAGCCAACGTCAGATTGAACTTGCAAATATTCCACATGTGTTAATGCAAGCAGATCTTGCACATTATCCACTGCAAAACATTAGTCAGGCGTATATGCAACATGCATCGACTAAAGAGGAGGTCTAA
- a CDS encoding MSMEG_0570 family nitrogen starvation response protein produces the protein MPSVNFTVKWPNGQHDNFYSPSTIVYEYFQKGQKMLGNEFLNQVDNALHAASERVRARYGFACSSAMDTLNRIQIKAQHMAIQPTDYIEITDIYNID, from the coding sequence ATGCCAAGCGTAAACTTTACAGTGAAATGGCCAAACGGTCAGCACGATAATTTTTATTCACCAAGCACTATTGTCTACGAATACTTTCAAAAAGGTCAAAAAATGTTGGGTAATGAATTTCTAAATCAAGTGGACAATGCATTACATGCTGCATCGGAGCGTGTACGTGCTCGCTATGGATTTGCCTGCAGTTCTGCGATGGACACCTTAAATCGTATTCAGATCAAAGCTCAGCACATGGCTATTCAACCCACAGATTATATTGAAATTACAGATATCTATAACATCGATTAA
- a CDS encoding MSMEG_0569 family flavin-dependent oxidoreductase: MFQPTALKSHYDVVIVGGGQAGLSVSHYLKQANINHVVLEKEDSLTHSWRKKRWDNFTLVTPNWQCLLPNHPYQGNDPDGFMKRDEIVEYLDDFIEKLNPPAVLNIAVQHVHKIAEQHFEILTTHGKTTANQVVVAAGGYHTPIYPKLSSTLPDSVYTIHSEQYFNAEQLPEGNVLVVGSGQSGAQIAEDLHLAGKKVYLSIGDAPRCARFYRGKDVVKWLFDMGYYETTVKDHRYSEEVRNSTNHYVTGRDGGRDIDLRKFALEGMQLLGRFADFKDGTLHFQPNLKQNLDSADATYNRINASIDAYIKNNSIETVEPASVYTPVWEPSFELTEIDLAKENITAIIWCIGFRPDYSWIDLDIFEASGYPKHDRGITIDADVSFIGLPWLYTWGSGRFLGIDQDAKYVTEHILYRHKLFQEKYAEMIA; this comes from the coding sequence ATGTTTCAGCCTACAGCATTAAAATCACATTATGATGTCGTTATTGTCGGTGGTGGCCAAGCAGGCTTATCAGTCAGCCATTACTTAAAACAGGCCAATATTAATCATGTTGTACTTGAAAAAGAGGATAGCTTGACTCACAGCTGGCGTAAAAAACGTTGGGACAATTTCACCTTAGTTACGCCAAACTGGCAGTGTTTATTACCCAATCATCCTTATCAAGGTAATGATCCTGATGGATTTATGAAGCGTGATGAAATTGTTGAATATTTAGACGATTTTATTGAGAAATTAAATCCGCCTGCGGTACTCAATATTGCAGTACAGCACGTTCATAAAATTGCTGAACAGCATTTTGAAATTCTGACTACACATGGCAAAACTACAGCCAATCAAGTGGTGGTCGCAGCAGGGGGATATCACACGCCAATCTATCCGAAACTTAGCTCAACGTTACCAGACTCGGTCTATACCATTCACTCGGAACAGTACTTTAATGCGGAACAATTACCTGAAGGGAATGTTTTGGTTGTCGGTTCGGGTCAGTCTGGTGCTCAGATTGCTGAAGACTTACATTTGGCAGGTAAGAAAGTCTATCTTTCTATTGGTGATGCACCACGTTGTGCACGTTTTTACCGAGGTAAAGATGTGGTGAAATGGCTTTTTGACATGGGCTATTATGAAACCACTGTCAAAGATCACCGCTATAGTGAAGAGGTTCGTAATAGTACCAACCATTATGTCACTGGGCGCGATGGTGGACGCGATATCGACTTACGTAAATTTGCCTTGGAAGGTATGCAATTACTCGGTCGTTTTGCCGACTTTAAAGATGGAACGCTCCATTTTCAGCCGAATTTAAAGCAAAACCTAGACAGTGCTGATGCGACCTATAACCGGATCAATGCATCGATTGATGCTTATATTAAGAATAACTCTATCGAGACTGTAGAACCTGCGAGCGTCTATACGCCTGTCTGGGAGCCATCCTTTGAACTGACCGAAATTGATTTGGCTAAAGAAAATATCACTGCAATTATTTGGTGTATTGGATTTAGACCAGACTATAGCTGGATTGATTTAGATATATTCGAAGCAAGCGGTTACCCTAAACATGATCGCGGCATTACGATTGATGCTGATGTCAGCTTTATCGGTTTACCATGGCTGTATACATGGGGTTCTGGACGCTTTCTAGGGATCGACCAAGATGCAAAATATGTAACCGAACACATTCTGTATCGACATAAATTATTTCAAGAGAAGTATGCAGAAATGATTGCTTGA
- a CDS encoding ArsR/SmtB family transcription factor, with translation MNSALKNLKIEFTQVDHVANRLKVLANPDRLKILCVLINGELNVQQIENSTEIHQPSLSQQLTVLRKNALVSTRREGKQIFYQLSDKNVLTIMETLHQIYCQG, from the coding sequence ATGAATAGTGCGTTGAAAAACCTAAAAATCGAATTTACACAGGTAGACCACGTTGCAAATCGTTTAAAGGTTTTAGCGAATCCTGACCGATTAAAGATTCTATGTGTGTTAATCAATGGTGAGCTGAATGTACAACAAATTGAGAACAGTACAGAGATTCATCAACCCTCACTATCACAACAGCTCACAGTTCTTCGAAAAAATGCACTGGTTTCGACACGGCGTGAAGGTAAGCAGATTTTCTATCAATTGTCTGATAAAAACGTTCTTACTATTATGGAAACCTTACATCAAATTTATTGTCAGGGTTAA
- a CDS encoding YeeE/YedE family protein gives MHDFVTAFIGGALLGIAVVGYLYVHGRIAGISGLIAQVLNPQTIFKTPAIWFLSGLMITPFIYSLFVQTEIVLSASPFMMVIAGLLVGFGTRLGSGCTSGHGICGISRLSKRSIVATMTFMFAGFVTVYIVRHWIGAF, from the coding sequence ATGCATGATTTTGTGACGGCATTTATTGGTGGTGCTCTATTAGGGATCGCAGTGGTCGGTTACCTATATGTCCATGGACGTATTGCAGGCATCAGCGGCTTAATTGCTCAGGTGCTAAATCCACAAACGATCTTTAAAACGCCAGCGATTTGGTTTCTTTCAGGTCTGATGATTACGCCGTTTATTTATAGTCTGTTTGTTCAAACTGAGATCGTGTTGTCAGCCAGTCCATTCATGATGGTAATCGCAGGTTTATTGGTGGGTTTCGGCACTCGTTTAGGATCGGGTTGCACGAGTGGTCATGGTATTTGTGGCATCAGCCGATTATCGAAACGTTCCATTGTGGCTACCATGACTTTTATGTTTGCCGGCTTTGTTACTGTATATATCGTTCGTCATTGGATAGGAGCATTCTAA
- a CDS encoding DUF6691 family protein gives MKNILAFVFGSLFSVGLMFSGMSNPQKVIDFLDVFGNWDASLAFVMMGAIAVAFIPFQKAVRSSTPTTVFNQPIDLPSNNKIDAKLIIGALMFGAGWGIAGICPAPSLTLIGLGHYQVLYFIVAMLAGVFIHRKWSGA, from the coding sequence ATGAAAAACATTTTGGCTTTTGTATTTGGTTCGCTCTTTTCAGTAGGCTTGATGTTCTCTGGTATGTCTAATCCGCAGAAGGTCATCGACTTTTTGGACGTATTTGGTAATTGGGATGCAAGCCTTGCATTTGTGATGATGGGCGCGATTGCCGTGGCATTTATTCCATTCCAAAAAGCGGTGCGTAGCAGTACACCGACCACGGTATTTAATCAACCGATTGATTTACCAAGCAACAATAAAATTGATGCAAAACTGATTATAGGTGCTTTAATGTTTGGTGCAGGATGGGGAATTGCCGGTATTTGCCCAGCGCCAAGTTTGACCTTAATTGGTCTAGGGCATTATCAAGTGCTGTATTTTATTGTGGCGATGCTTGCAGGTGTATTCATTCACCGTAAATGGTCAGGAGCTTAA
- a CDS encoding MBL fold metallo-hydrolase has product MQKPIVQDFFDQATNTFSYVVSDPMTKHCAIIDSVLDYDAASATTSTTHADQIIAYVKAQNLKVEWILETHVHADHLTAAQYLKSVLGGKIAMSHHIALVQETFGAIYNLDIKQFNTQQPFDYLFDDHEHFKIGELDAHNIPTPGHTPACLSYVVGDAVFVGDTLFMPDYGTARCDFPRGSAETLFDSVQKLYQLPSSTRVFLCHDYLPKTRDEYRCQTDIQTQKQHNIHIHEGTTKAEFVQMRNQRDATLSMPKLILPAIQINMRAGQFPEPEENGVSYLKLPLNFFKA; this is encoded by the coding sequence ATGCAAAAACCAATTGTTCAAGATTTTTTTGACCAAGCGACCAATACCTTTAGTTATGTGGTGAGTGATCCGATGACTAAGCACTGCGCCATTATTGACAGTGTTCTGGACTATGATGCGGCATCAGCTACTACCTCTACCACGCATGCTGATCAAATCATTGCGTATGTCAAGGCACAAAATTTGAAAGTGGAATGGATTTTAGAAACCCATGTGCATGCCGATCATTTAACTGCAGCGCAATATTTAAAATCAGTATTGGGCGGCAAAATTGCCATGAGTCATCATATTGCTTTGGTACAAGAAACCTTTGGTGCCATCTACAATTTAGACATTAAACAGTTTAATACTCAGCAACCGTTTGATTATTTATTTGATGATCATGAACATTTTAAGATAGGTGAGCTAGACGCGCATAATATTCCTACACCAGGTCATACACCTGCATGCTTAAGCTATGTAGTGGGAGATGCTGTCTTTGTGGGTGATACCTTGTTTATGCCGGACTATGGCACAGCACGTTGTGATTTCCCACGCGGAAGTGCAGAGACCTTGTTTGATTCGGTGCAAAAGTTATATCAACTCCCATCGTCTACCCGTGTTTTCTTGTGCCATGACTATTTGCCAAAAACACGTGATGAATATCGCTGTCAAACCGATATTCAAACGCAAAAGCAGCACAACATTCATATTCATGAGGGAACAACCAAGGCTGAATTTGTTCAGATGCGCAATCAGCGTGATGCAACTTTGAGTATGCCTAAACTGATTTTGCCTGCGATTCAAATCAATATGCGTGCAGGGCAATTTCCTGAACCTGAAGAAAATGGTGTGTCGTATTTAAAATTACCGCTTAATTTCTTTAAAGCTTAG
- a CDS encoding IS5-like element IS17 family transposase, which produces MNKPTQKIYRTTNWPAYNRVLMSRGNIAIWLDPATQWYAPSKGKQGRNQTYSDAAIQCCLMIKSLFRLSLRMVTGFVQSLIELCGLNWTAPDYSTLCRRQKHIDIAISYQKSSEGLHLLVDSTGMKFLGEGEWKRKKHGAEYRRQWRKLHIGIDAKTLQIRAIQLTTNNVSDSQVLGDLLNQIPQDEQIDSVYTDGAYDTKQCRQVIADRQAHAVIPPRKNAKPWKDTKSSSLERNELLRTVKRLGRTLWKKWSGYHRRSLVETKMHCIKLLGDKLMARSFPSQVNEIHARVAVLNRFTELGRPLTQVTP; this is translated from the coding sequence ATGAATAAGCCTACACAGAAAATCTACCGCACAACCAATTGGCCCGCATATAACCGAGTACTCATGAGTCGCGGAAATATTGCCATTTGGCTTGATCCTGCTACGCAATGGTATGCTCCATCAAAAGGTAAACAAGGGCGAAATCAAACCTACTCCGACGCAGCTATCCAATGCTGCTTAATGATTAAATCCTTATTCCGTCTATCTTTACGTATGGTCACTGGCTTTGTGCAAAGTCTGATTGAACTTTGCGGATTAAATTGGACCGCACCAGATTACAGTACGCTTTGTAGAAGACAAAAGCATATTGATATTGCAATCAGCTACCAAAAAAGTAGCGAGGGGCTGCATCTACTTGTAGACTCTACAGGCATGAAGTTTCTAGGTGAGGGCGAATGGAAACGCAAGAAACATGGAGCTGAATATCGTCGCCAATGGCGTAAACTACATATTGGTATAGATGCCAAAACCCTACAAATACGCGCTATTCAGCTCACAACCAATAATGTCAGTGATTCACAGGTGCTTGGTGATTTACTTAATCAGATTCCACAAGATGAGCAGATTGACTCTGTTTATACCGATGGAGCTTATGACACCAAGCAATGCCGTCAGGTTATTGCAGATCGGCAAGCACATGCGGTGATTCCACCTAGAAAAAATGCGAAACCATGGAAAGATACAAAAAGTAGCTCGCTAGAGCGAAATGAATTACTTCGAACAGTTAAACGTTTAGGCAGGACATTATGGAAAAAATGGTCAGGCTATCATCGCCGCAGTTTGGTGGAAACCAAGATGCATTGCATCAAATTATTAGGCGATAAATTAATGGCAAGAAGCTTTCCTAGTCAGGTGAATGAAATTCATGCACGTGTAGCAGTCCTCAACAGATTTACGGAATTAGGTCGACCACTTACCCAAGTTACGCCTTAA